A single window of Cytobacillus luteolus DNA harbors:
- the pgsA gene encoding CDP-diacylglycerol--glycerol-3-phosphate 3-phosphatidyltransferase, whose product MNIPNKITVARILLIPLFLFIMLAPLNLGGLVIGTMVLPVSHLIGALLFIVAASTDWVDGYYARKYNLVTNLGKFLDPLADKLLVSAALVTLVQFDLAPAWMVVVIISREFAVTGLRLLLAEGGEVSAAKMLGKIKMWAQVVAISALLLHNFPFEFIGIPFDMISLWVAVIFTVVSGWDYFAKNKQVFAQSK is encoded by the coding sequence GTGAATATACCTAATAAAATTACAGTTGCAAGGATCTTGTTAATTCCCTTATTTTTGTTTATCATGCTAGCACCATTAAATCTAGGAGGTTTAGTCATCGGCACGATGGTACTACCAGTCTCCCACTTAATCGGAGCATTGCTATTTATAGTGGCAGCATCTACTGATTGGGTTGATGGTTATTATGCAAGAAAATATAATTTAGTTACAAACCTGGGGAAATTCTTAGATCCCTTAGCTGATAAATTATTAGTCTCTGCAGCATTGGTAACACTAGTACAGTTTGATTTGGCTCCTGCTTGGATGGTTGTAGTAATTATAAGTAGAGAATTTGCTGTTACTGGTTTACGTTTGCTTCTGGCTGAGGGTGGAGAAGTGTCAGCAGCAAAGATGTTAGGTAAAATTAAGATGTGGGCACAGGTGGTTGCTATTTCAGCCTTACTACTGCACAACTTTCCTTTCGAATTTATTGGAATTCCCTTTGATATGATTTCACTATGGGTTGCAGTTATATTTACTGTAGTTTCAGGTTGGGATTATTTTGCAAAAAACAAGCAAGTTTTTGCACAATCAAAATAG
- a CDS encoding helix-turn-helix domain-containing protein, which produces MTDLGLRLKEAREAKNISLDELQSLTKIQKRYLKGIEEGNYSVMPGKFYVRAFIKQYCEAIGLDSEEIFEEYKQDIPVSHTEELPSQLSRVRSKKQISTKGSKVLDVIPMILLTVFIVGGLVAIWFFWQTKDIADEPSTNSPNEQTEFEQPEDSKLNKEDESPTGTETDETDIATDEVAKEEETPVEEPEPVTEIILKEKSGMSGVYELKTTDVFTLDISAIPNGETWVGIKNAKGKTFYSGLMKDGLSQQFDFSKETDIRLNIGRTLDTVVKINGQVLEFPFDPNEKVQQRITILFSPTVQ; this is translated from the coding sequence TTGACTGATTTAGGATTGAGGCTAAAAGAGGCCAGAGAGGCAAAAAATATTAGTTTAGATGAATTACAATCTTTGACTAAAATTCAGAAACGATACTTAAAAGGAATCGAAGAAGGTAACTATTCAGTAATGCCCGGAAAGTTTTATGTTCGTGCATTTATTAAGCAGTACTGTGAAGCAATTGGATTAGACTCAGAGGAAATCTTTGAAGAATATAAACAAGATATTCCTGTCTCACATACTGAAGAACTGCCTTCACAGCTATCACGTGTTCGATCGAAAAAACAAATTTCGACGAAGGGTTCAAAGGTATTGGATGTAATACCTATGATCCTACTTACTGTTTTTATAGTAGGTGGGTTGGTTGCAATTTGGTTCTTTTGGCAAACAAAAGATATTGCAGACGAACCGTCGACGAATAGTCCTAACGAGCAAACTGAATTTGAGCAACCTGAAGATTCTAAGTTGAACAAGGAAGATGAGTCTCCAACTGGTACCGAAACAGATGAAACAGATATAGCTACAGATGAGGTAGCTAAAGAAGAAGAAACACCAGTAGAAGAACCTGAACCTGTGACAGAGATTATACTTAAAGAGAAGAGTGGAATGTCAGGAGTGTATGAGTTAAAAACCACGGATGTTTTTACTTTAGATATTTCTGCAATTCCAAATGGTGAAACTTGGGTTGGGATTAAAAATGCCAAGGGCAAAACGTTTTACTCTGGATTGATGAAAGATGGCCTTTCCCAACAGTTTGACTTCTCAAAAGAAACAGACATACGACTTAATATTGGTCGAACATTAGACACCGTAGTAAAAATAAATGGGCAAGTACTAGAATTTCCATTTGATCCAAATGAGAAGGTTCAGCAACGGATAACAATTTTATTTAGCCCAACGGTTCAGTAA
- a CDS encoding YmfK family protein, giving the protein MEKKEWYLEYEISKNRPGLLGDISSLLGMLSINIVTINGVDDMRRGMLLLCDNNEQIERLESILNTMDNITVTKLREPKLRDRLAVRHGRYIQRDADDKKTFRFVRDELGLLVDFMAELFKQEGHKLIGIRGMPRVGKTESIVASSVCANKRWLFVSSTLLKQTIRSQLIEDEYSDNNLFIIDGIVSTKRASEKHLQLVREIMRLPACKVVEHPDIFVRNTEYTLDDFDYIIEIRNDPDEEITYEVVDEPQMFNGSDFSTFDF; this is encoded by the coding sequence ATGGAAAAGAAAGAATGGTACTTAGAATATGAAATATCGAAAAACCGGCCAGGTTTATTAGGAGATATTTCCTCATTATTGGGAATGCTATCCATTAACATTGTTACCATTAATGGGGTAGACGATATGCGCAGAGGAATGTTATTACTTTGTGATAATAATGAACAAATTGAAAGACTTGAATCAATTTTAAACACGATGGATAATATAACAGTTACAAAGCTTCGTGAGCCTAAACTACGTGATCGCTTGGCTGTTAGGCATGGTCGTTATATTCAAAGAGATGCTGATGATAAAAAGACATTCCGATTTGTAAGAGATGAACTTGGTTTGTTAGTTGACTTTATGGCTGAACTCTTTAAGCAAGAAGGACATAAGTTGATTGGAATTCGAGGAATGCCACGTGTTGGTAAAACTGAATCAATTGTAGCATCAAGTGTTTGTGCAAATAAGAGGTGGTTGTTTGTGTCTTCAACTTTATTAAAACAAACAATTCGAAGTCAGCTTATTGAGGATGAGTATAGTGATAACAATCTCTTCATTATCGATGGGATTGTATCTACGAAAAGAGCGTCCGAAAAACATTTGCAGTTAGTTCGTGAAATTATGAGATTACCTGCTTGTAAAGTTGTTGAGCATCCTGATATCTTTGTTAGAAATACAGAATATACACTCGATGATTTTGACTATATCATTGAGATAAGAAATGACCCTGATGAGGAGATAACCTATGAGGTTGTTGATGAACCACAAATGTTTAATGGGTCGGACTTTTCGACGTTTGATTTTTAA
- a CDS encoding DUF3243 domain-containing protein, with protein sequence MSVLDNWEQWKDFLGDRLHQATAEGMSQQVVSDVAYSVGDYLAKQVEPKNAQEKVLADLWSVASTEEQHAIANMMVKLVQNDGNMQ encoded by the coding sequence ATGTCTGTATTAGACAACTGGGAACAATGGAAAGACTTTTTAGGAGATCGTCTTCACCAAGCTACTGCTGAAGGTATGAGCCAACAAGTTGTTTCAGATGTAGCTTATTCAGTGGGTGACTATCTTGCAAAGCAGGTTGAACCTAAAAATGCTCAAGAAAAAGTATTAGCTGACCTATGGAGTGTAGCATCAACAGAAGAACAGCATGCAATTGCTAATATGATGGTTAAATTAGTTCAAAACGATGGCAATATGCAGTAA
- the ymfI gene encoding elongation factor P 5-aminopentanone reductase: MEKYALITGASGGIGKAIARRLAADGYSLYLHYNNNETEIIELQKELVNDSTYVYLVKSDLSDPIGVSVLLKQIHNKIDTIIYSSGTSYYGLVTETNEETVDKLTQLHLKSPFTLIKSLLPNLVSNKNGSIVMISSIWGLTGGSCEVLYSMVKGGQIAYVKALAKEVALSNIRVNAIAPGAINTPMLLNDFTEEELSHLSEQIPMGRPGEAEEVAEAVAFLVSSKSSYITGQVLSVNGGWYC, encoded by the coding sequence ATGGAAAAATATGCGTTAATTACTGGAGCAAGTGGAGGAATTGGAAAGGCAATTGCTAGAAGGTTAGCTGCTGACGGTTACTCGCTTTATCTGCATTATAATAATAATGAAACAGAGATTATAGAATTACAAAAGGAACTTGTAAATGACTCTACATATGTTTATTTAGTCAAATCAGATCTTTCAGACCCTATTGGTGTCTCAGTTTTACTTAAACAGATTCATAATAAAATTGACACTATTATTTATTCATCTGGGACTAGTTATTATGGTTTAGTTACAGAGACTAATGAAGAAACGGTTGATAAACTTACACAACTGCATTTGAAAAGTCCATTTACTTTGATAAAAAGCTTATTGCCTAATTTAGTGTCAAATAAGAACGGTAGTATTGTCATGATTTCATCTATATGGGGATTAACAGGAGGTTCCTGCGAGGTATTATACTCCATGGTTAAAGGTGGTCAAATTGCGTATGTAAAAGCACTTGCAAAGGAAGTAGCTTTAAGTAATATTCGTGTTAACGCAATTGCTCCTGGTGCCATTAATACACCTATGCTACTAAATGATTTTACAGAAGAAGAGTTATCTCATCTAAGCGAACAAATTCCGATGGGACGGCCTGGGGAAGCTGAAGAAGTAGCAGAAGCAGTTGCTTTCTTAGTTTCCAGTAAGTCGTCCTATATTACTGGTCAAGTCTTGTCAGTTAATGGTGGATGGTATTGCTAA
- the yfmH gene encoding EF-P 5-aminopentanol modification-associated protein YfmH: MEKITFDQLKEELFHEKLPNGLEVYVLPKKGFNKTYATFTTKYGSIDNQFVPLNQNEMTKVPDGIAHFLEHKLFEKEDGDVFGEFSKQGASANAFTSFTRTAYLFSATSNVEKNLETLIDFVQSPYFTEKTVDKEKGIIGQEITMYDDNPDWRLYFGVIQNMFQNHPVKIDIAGTIESISNITKDMLYTCYETFYHPSNMLLFVVGPVDPEKILDQIRSNQANKDYKDQPEIQRHFDEEPQQVSEKKQVLQMNVQSSKCLVGVKAIDATRSGNELLKNELTLNIILDLLFGKSSDHYETLYNDGLIDETFSFDYTEESGFGFAIIGGDTHDPDQLADRIQKVLLDARNMTFTQEQLERIKKKKIGGFLRSLNSPEYIANQFTRYAFNDMNLFDVVPVMEQITTEDMKETISSFINEDCFTVCQVVPKQK, translated from the coding sequence ATGGAAAAAATAACATTTGATCAATTAAAAGAAGAATTATTTCATGAAAAGTTACCAAATGGTTTAGAAGTTTATGTTTTGCCGAAAAAAGGTTTTAATAAAACATATGCAACATTTACTACAAAATATGGTTCCATTGATAATCAGTTTGTTCCTCTTAATCAAAACGAGATGACTAAAGTCCCAGACGGAATAGCACATTTTCTTGAGCATAAGTTATTTGAAAAAGAAGATGGAGATGTCTTTGGAGAATTTAGTAAACAAGGGGCATCTGCCAATGCGTTTACTTCCTTTACACGTACGGCATACTTATTTTCAGCTACATCTAATGTAGAAAAAAATCTTGAGACATTGATCGATTTTGTACAAAGTCCATATTTTACAGAAAAAACGGTCGACAAAGAAAAAGGGATAATTGGGCAAGAAATTACGATGTACGATGATAATCCAGATTGGCGCTTATATTTTGGAGTAATTCAAAATATGTTTCAGAACCATCCGGTTAAAATAGATATTGCAGGAACAATAGAGTCAATCAGTAACATTACAAAAGATATGCTTTATACTTGTTACGAGACTTTTTATCATCCGAGCAATATGCTTTTGTTTGTCGTAGGTCCAGTTGATCCAGAAAAAATATTAGATCAAATTCGTAGTAACCAAGCTAATAAAGATTATAAGGATCAGCCTGAAATTCAAAGACATTTTGATGAGGAGCCTCAGCAGGTTTCTGAAAAAAAACAGGTACTTCAAATGAATGTTCAATCCTCAAAATGTTTAGTCGGGGTAAAAGCAATAGATGCTACGCGTTCTGGTAACGAGTTATTGAAGAATGAGCTAACTTTAAATATAATTCTAGACCTCCTATTTGGTAAAAGCTCAGATCATTATGAAACACTCTACAATGATGGCCTAATTGATGAAACTTTTTCTTTTGATTATACTGAAGAAAGCGGTTTTGGGTTCGCTATTATAGGTGGAGATACTCATGACCCAGATCAATTAGCCGATCGGATTCAAAAGGTATTACTTGATGCAAGAAATATGACTTTTACCCAAGAACAGTTAGAACGAATTAAGAAAAAGAAAATTGGTGGTTTCCTAAGGTCTCTTAATTCACCTGAATATATTGCAAATCAATTTACTCGGTATGCATTTAATGATATGAACTTATTCGATGTAGTGCCAGTAATGGAGCAAATAACGACCGAGGATATGAAAGAGACCATTTCCTCATTCATAAATGAAGATTGCTTTACTGTTTGTCAGGTCGTTCCAAAACAAAAATAA
- the yfmF gene encoding EF-P 5-aminopentanol modification-associated protein YfmF — protein MMLSKETQQSINGLTLHTIESDKYKTNTIVLKLKAPLEADYVTQRALLPYVLQSETSKHPTSTQLRSYLDELYGATLQVDLSKKGEYHIITLRMEIANEKFLSDQTPLLNKALELLSEIIFSPVVENGSFSTTTLDKEKRTLRQRIEAVFDDKMRYSNLRLIQEMCKDEPYELHVNGRIEDIDAISPTSLYEYYQKVLREDQVDLYVVGNIQSSEVAEVIEKRFPFDKRESYQELKLTTKTIEKVNEVIEADDVKQGKLNIGYRTNVYYGDDDYNALQVFNGLFGGFSHSKLFVNVREKESLAYYAASRVESHKGLLMVMSGIEFKNYERAVTIINEQMDAMCQGEFTDQDIDQTKAVIKNQLLETIDTARGMVEVFYQNAVTGKSNPINEWLEGIDSVSKKQIIEVANKIQQDTIYFLKGSEVAD, from the coding sequence ATGATGCTTTCTAAGGAAACACAACAGAGCATAAACGGTCTAACCCTTCATACGATAGAAAGTGATAAATACAAAACAAACACAATTGTATTAAAGCTTAAAGCACCGTTAGAAGCAGACTACGTTACACAAAGGGCACTATTACCTTACGTATTGCAAAGTGAGACTTCTAAACATCCTACATCTACACAATTACGAAGTTATTTAGATGAATTATATGGTGCAACATTACAGGTCGATTTATCAAAGAAGGGTGAATACCATATTATTACACTTCGTATGGAGATTGCGAACGAGAAATTTTTATCTGATCAAACCCCTTTATTGAATAAGGCACTTGAACTATTAAGTGAGATTATTTTCTCTCCAGTAGTTGAAAACGGATCTTTCTCTACCACTACATTAGATAAAGAAAAGAGAACTTTACGCCAAAGAATAGAAGCTGTATTCGATGATAAGATGAGATATTCAAACTTGCGATTGATACAGGAAATGTGCAAGGATGAACCTTATGAGTTACACGTCAACGGTCGAATTGAAGATATCGACGCAATTTCTCCCACTTCGCTATATGAGTATTATCAAAAAGTGTTACGGGAAGATCAAGTTGATTTATATGTAGTTGGTAATATCCAGTCAAGTGAAGTTGCTGAGGTTATTGAAAAACGGTTCCCTTTTGATAAGCGAGAATCCTATCAGGAGTTAAAACTAACCACAAAAACGATTGAAAAAGTAAATGAAGTTATTGAGGCTGATGATGTAAAGCAAGGAAAGTTAAATATCGGATATCGAACAAATGTATACTATGGAGACGATGATTATAATGCATTACAGGTTTTTAATGGATTATTTGGAGGATTCTCCCACTCGAAACTATTTGTAAATGTACGTGAGAAAGAAAGCCTAGCTTATTATGCAGCTTCAAGAGTTGAAAGTCATAAAGGTTTACTTATGGTTATGTCAGGAATTGAATTCAAAAATTATGAAAGAGCCGTTACAATTATAAATGAACAAATGGATGCAATGTGTCAAGGTGAATTCACAGACCAGGATATTGATCAGACAAAAGCTGTAATTAAAAATCAGCTACTTGAAACAATTGATACAGCAAGAGGTATGGTTGAAGTTTTCTATCAAAATGCTGTTACAGGAAAATCAAATCCAATCAATGAATGGTTAGAAGGTATTGATTCAGTATCGAAGAAACAAATAATAGAGGTTGCTAATAAAATACAACAGGATACAATTTATTTCCTAAAAGGATCGGAGGTTGCCGATTAA
- a CDS encoding ABC transporter permease has product MWTVIQQIFPYAIIFTIPLLITALGGLFSERSGVVNIALEGLMVIGAFSGALTIYFLQGSMPNTWALWIGLLVAALVGMLFSILHAFASINLSANQIISGTAINMIATALTVFLARNITGSGNVRITTGFLPKDATIFGINLSNIPILGDLFFSKSVPTTWFVLAILLISTFVLYKTKFGLRLRSCGEFPQAAEAAGINVRRVRYSGVLISGAFAGLGGGLIIVTYAGEFTGTVSGLGFLALAALIFGQWKPLGVLAATLFFGLASTIANVSQVIPELAVFPPIILKIFPYVVTLIALVLFSKSSQAPKAAGEPFDSGKR; this is encoded by the coding sequence ATGTGGACGGTAATACAACAAATTTTTCCTTATGCAATAATATTTACGATCCCTCTTCTTATTACTGCATTAGGTGGTCTTTTTAGTGAACGAAGCGGAGTCGTCAATATTGCTCTTGAAGGATTAATGGTAATAGGTGCATTTTCTGGTGCTTTGACCATTTACTTTTTACAGGGCAGTATGCCAAATACTTGGGCTTTATGGATTGGGCTATTAGTAGCAGCACTTGTAGGTATGTTATTTTCAATACTACATGCTTTTGCAAGCATCAATTTAAGTGCTAATCAAATTATTAGTGGTACAGCAATTAATATGATTGCCACTGCATTAACTGTCTTTTTAGCAAGAAATATTACAGGTAGTGGGAATGTTAGGATAACGACTGGTTTCTTACCAAAAGATGCTACAATTTTTGGTATTAATCTTTCAAACATACCTATCTTAGGTGATTTGTTTTTTTCAAAGAGCGTACCTACAACTTGGTTCGTATTAGCAATTCTTTTAATAAGTACATTTGTATTATATAAAACGAAGTTTGGTCTTCGATTGCGTTCATGTGGAGAGTTCCCTCAAGCTGCTGAGGCGGCTGGTATAAATGTAAGACGTGTAAGATACAGCGGTGTATTAATTTCTGGAGCATTTGCTGGTCTAGGTGGTGGCTTAATCATTGTTACGTATGCTGGAGAATTTACAGGCACTGTATCAGGTTTAGGATTCTTGGCACTGGCTGCCTTAATCTTTGGACAATGGAAGCCGTTAGGGGTTTTAGCAGCTACGTTATTCTTTGGTCTTGCAAGTACGATTGCAAACGTGTCACAGGTTATCCCTGAATTGGCTGTGTTTCCGCCAATTATCTTAAAGATTTTCCCATATGTAGTGACATTGATTGCATTAGTGCTTTTCTCTAAATCTTCTCAAGCACCAAAAGCTGCTGGAGAACCATTTGACTCAGGTAAACGATAA